Proteins encoded in a region of the Sterolibacterium denitrificans genome:
- a CDS encoding PhaM family polyhydroxyalkanoate granule multifunctional regulatory protein: MSKESSAADSLDFLKSMWNSMGFSLPGMVTPTVDVDEIGKRIADLKAVEGWLKTNLNMLQMTIQGLEMQRVALMTVQAMGQSVRAAMDAGEQGTATAAADSAGAANPFAQVALDTMMNPALWPWNFMQQPAAGNEAGAAGSTDGPAAKPKPAARRKAGKK, encoded by the coding sequence ATGTCAAAGGAATCATCTGCCGCTGACTCGCTGGACTTCCTGAAATCCATGTGGAACAGCATGGGATTTTCCCTCCCCGGCATGGTGACGCCGACGGTGGATGTGGATGAGATCGGCAAGCGGATTGCCGATCTCAAGGCGGTCGAAGGCTGGCTGAAGACCAATCTGAACATGCTGCAAATGACGATTCAAGGATTGGAGATGCAGCGGGTCGCGCTGATGACGGTGCAGGCGATGGGCCAGTCGGTGCGGGCGGCCATGGATGCCGGCGAGCAGGGAACAGCAACGGCAGCGGCAGATTCGGCCGGCGCGGCCAATCCCTTTGCTCAGGTGGCGCTGGATACGATGATGAATCCGGCGCTCTGGCCGTGGAATTTCATGCAGCAACCGGCGGCCGGAAACGAGGCGGGAGCGGCTGGCAGTACCGATGGACCCGCGGCAAAACCGAAGCCGGCCGCGCGCAGGAAGGCGGGAAAGAAGTAG
- a CDS encoding flavin reductase family protein: protein MMISLSGSGMDCFMIAMARLSSASEPCRWLQYAIIRRLPVHAAGDVDMRTLALAKAFTLIEPGPVVLVTTYDGRKPNIMTISWTMVMDFTPAFAIATGAWNHSFGALRKQRECVIAIPTVDLLDTVVGIGTCSGSDTDKFARFGLTAVPGKFVKAPLIKECLANIECKVADVIDRYGIVVLKAIVAHIDPERRERRRIHAVGDGTFIVDGRKLDRRSMMASKLPSGV, encoded by the coding sequence ATGATGATTTCCCTTTCAGGCTCAGGCATGGATTGTTTCATGATTGCAATGGCGAGGCTGTCCAGCGCCAGTGAGCCATGTCGCTGGTTACAATATGCCATCATCCGTCGCCTACCCGTCCATGCTGCTGGAGATGTCGACATGCGAACGCTGGCGTTAGCCAAGGCCTTTACCCTGATCGAACCCGGCCCGGTGGTCCTGGTGACCACCTATGATGGGCGCAAGCCCAACATCATGACCATATCGTGGACGATGGTGATGGATTTCACCCCGGCGTTCGCCATCGCGACGGGTGCATGGAACCATTCGTTCGGGGCTTTGCGCAAACAACGCGAGTGCGTGATCGCCATTCCCACGGTAGACCTGCTGGATACGGTCGTGGGCATCGGTACATGCTCCGGGAGCGATACCGACAAGTTCGCCAGGTTCGGCCTGACGGCCGTGCCGGGAAAATTCGTCAAGGCGCCATTGATCAAGGAGTGCCTGGCCAACATCGAATGCAAGGTTGCCGACGTCATCGATCGTTACGGCATCGTCGTGTTGAAGGCGATAGTGGCCCACATCGATCCGGAACGCAGGGAGCGTCGGCGCATACACGCCGTGGGCGATGGGACGTTCATCGTCGATGGCCGCAAGCTCGACCGGCGAAGCATGATGGCTTCCAAACTGCCGTCCGGCGTCTGA
- a CDS encoding NAD-dependent deacylase has protein sequence MSNQEHIVIFTGAGVSAESGIATFRDANGLWEKHRPEEVAHIAAWRRDPELVLRFYNQRWAQLQTVQPNAAHHAIAELEENFNVTVITQNVDDLHERAGSTKVIHLHGELLKACETHDKSRTYPYAQPLKLGDLGPTGRQLRPFIVWFGEDVPLMPLAQEIVSTASTFIVVGTSLNVYPAAALVHDALIARRKFLVNKEPALDNLAIRDEDWQQFIGPATEGIRRVRDVLLG, from the coding sequence ATGTCCAACCAGGAACACATCGTCATCTTCACTGGCGCGGGCGTTTCCGCCGAAAGCGGCATCGCCACCTTCCGCGACGCGAACGGCCTGTGGGAAAAGCACCGACCGGAAGAAGTGGCCCACATCGCTGCCTGGCGGCGCGACCCGGAACTGGTGCTGCGCTTTTACAACCAGCGCTGGGCGCAACTGCAAACCGTGCAGCCCAACGCGGCGCATCACGCCATTGCGGAACTGGAAGAAAATTTCAATGTGACCGTCATCACGCAGAACGTGGACGACCTGCACGAGCGCGCCGGTTCCACCAAGGTCATCCACCTGCACGGCGAACTGCTGAAGGCCTGTGAAACGCATGACAAGTCACGCACCTATCCTTATGCGCAACCGCTGAAGCTGGGCGACCTCGGCCCCACGGGACGGCAGTTGCGGCCCTTCATCGTCTGGTTCGGCGAAGATGTGCCGCTGATGCCCCTGGCGCAGGAAATCGTTTCCACGGCCAGCACCTTCATCGTCGTCGGCACCTCGCTCAATGTCTATCCCGCCGCCGCTCTGGTCCACGACGCGCTGATCGCCCGGCGAAAATTCCTGGTGAACAAGGAGCCCGCGCTGGACAACCTGGCGATTCGGGACGAAGACTGGCAGCAGTTCATCGGCCCGGCGACGGAGGGAATACGACGGGTGAGGGATGTGTTGTTGGGGTAG
- a CDS encoding acyl-CoA thioesterase — translation MSHKEVEAVLLPDEQPILRVVPMPADVNAAGDIFGGWVMSQVDIAGGVVAVQVARGRIATVAVNAFQFRQPISVGDVVSFYGKVARIGRTSITVDVQVYAERYRPCTEKPLVVKVTEATLTYVATGSDGSKREICLPAS, via the coding sequence ATGAGCCACAAGGAAGTGGAAGCAGTCCTGCTGCCCGACGAACAACCGATCCTGCGCGTCGTGCCGATGCCGGCCGACGTGAATGCGGCCGGCGACATCTTCGGCGGCTGGGTGATGTCGCAAGTCGATATCGCCGGTGGCGTCGTCGCCGTCCAGGTCGCGCGCGGACGCATCGCCACCGTCGCGGTCAATGCCTTCCAGTTCAGGCAACCCATTTCAGTCGGCGACGTGGTCAGCTTCTACGGCAAGGTGGCACGCATCGGCCGCACCTCGATCACCGTCGATGTCCAGGTGTATGCGGAACGCTACCGGCCCTGCACGGAGAAACCGCTGGTCGTCAAGGTCACCGAAGCCACGCTGACCTATGTGGCAACCGGCAGCGACGGCAGCAAACGCGAAATCTGCCTGCCCGCAAGCTGA
- a CDS encoding DUF1778 domain-containing protein: MTASTVIAKRDTLNLRIKPQVRDLIDRAAKVRGKNRTDFILDAARQAAEEALLDQALIQVSPEAYAEFLARLDRPAAANVRLQKTLQTPAPWDQA; encoded by the coding sequence ATGACGGCCAGCACTGTGATTGCCAAACGCGACACCCTCAACCTGCGCATCAAGCCGCAAGTACGCGATCTGATCGATCGTGCAGCCAAGGTACGTGGCAAGAACCGCACGGACTTCATCCTCGATGCCGCGCGTCAGGCAGCAGAAGAAGCGCTGCTTGACCAGGCGCTGATACAGGTGAGTCCCGAAGCCTATGCCGAGTTTCTGGCACGTCTGGATCGCCCGGCGGCTGCCAACGTCCGCCTGCAAAAGACCCTGCAAACACCCGCACCCTGGGACCAGGCGTAA
- a CDS encoding UvrD-helicase domain-containing protein, giving the protein MSVSSPHLLSGLNAEQLAAVTLEPRHALILAGAGSGKTRVLTTRIAWLLAQGLAGPHNILAVTFTNKAAKEMLARLSAMLPVNTRSMWIGTFHGLCNRLLRAHHREAGLPQMFQILDQSDQLSAIKRLLKSLNVDDEKFPPRDLQHFINAHKEQGERPAAVEAWDDYSRKRVELYAAYEQQCQREGVVDFAELLLRSFELLERNEPVRNHYQQRFRHILVDEFQDTNKLQYRWLKLLSDGGAGAAVFAVGDDDQSIYAFRGADVGNMHAFEREFAVPEVIRLEQNYRSQGNILDAANAIIKHNETRLGKNLWTEAGSGEPLCVFEAASDLEEARWIVEEIRALMRDGRARSEIALLYRSNAQSRVLEHALFSAGLPYRVYGGLRFFERQEIKHALAYLRLLANPDDDTAFARVVNFPTRGIGARSLEQLADAARLHQCSLHQAIVHLAGKAQSVLQNFSGLLDRMREGAAGLPLPEVIDHVVELSGLREHYRNDREGQDRLANLDELVTAAASFVAEEDRRPIAADDDAAAADEGELIAFLTHAALEAGDHQAEDGDDAVQLMTVHAAKGLEFNIVFISGLEEGLFPHENALLETRGVEEERRLMYVAVTRARQRLYLSFAQTRMLHGQTRYNIVSRFLDEIPQPLLKWLTPQLRNAGSAYAFGAARNGSYGNDTRKAEIAALQRDEPSGFAVGQSVMHDKFGRGVIINAEGSGQDARVQVNFTHAGSKWLALAVAKLTPA; this is encoded by the coding sequence ATGTCCGTTTCGTCTCCCCATCTTCTTTCCGGGCTCAATGCCGAGCAGCTCGCTGCGGTCACCCTGGAACCGCGCCATGCCTTGATCCTTGCCGGCGCCGGCAGCGGCAAGACGCGCGTGCTGACCACGCGCATCGCCTGGCTGCTGGCGCAAGGGCTGGCCGGTCCGCACAATATTCTCGCCGTGACCTTCACCAACAAGGCGGCGAAGGAGATGCTGGCGCGCCTGTCGGCCATGTTGCCGGTCAACACCCGCAGCATGTGGATCGGCACCTTTCATGGCCTGTGCAACCGCCTGTTGCGCGCGCATCATCGCGAGGCGGGACTGCCGCAGATGTTCCAGATCCTCGATCAGTCCGATCAGCTTTCGGCGATCAAGCGCCTGCTGAAGTCGCTGAATGTCGATGACGAAAAGTTTCCGCCGCGCGATCTGCAGCATTTCATCAATGCCCACAAGGAGCAGGGCGAGCGGCCGGCGGCGGTCGAGGCCTGGGATGACTACAGCAGAAAACGCGTCGAGTTGTACGCGGCCTACGAGCAGCAGTGCCAGCGCGAAGGCGTGGTCGACTTCGCCGAGCTGCTGCTGCGCAGCTTCGAGTTGCTGGAGCGCAACGAGCCTGTGCGCAACCATTATCAGCAGCGGTTCCGCCACATCCTGGTCGATGAATTCCAGGACACCAACAAGCTGCAATACCGCTGGCTGAAGCTGTTGTCGGACGGCGGCGCCGGCGCGGCGGTGTTTGCCGTGGGGGATGACGACCAGTCGATCTACGCCTTTCGCGGCGCGGATGTCGGCAACATGCACGCCTTCGAACGCGAGTTCGCCGTGCCGGAGGTGATCCGCCTCGAACAGAACTACCGTTCGCAGGGCAACATCCTCGATGCGGCCAACGCCATCATCAAGCACAACGAAACGCGCCTGGGCAAGAATCTGTGGACCGAGGCCGGCAGCGGCGAGCCGCTGTGCGTCTTTGAAGCCGCCAGCGATCTCGAAGAGGCGCGCTGGATCGTCGAGGAAATCAGGGCGCTGATGCGCGACGGCCGCGCGCGCAGCGAGATCGCGCTGCTCTATCGTTCGAACGCCCAGTCGCGGGTGCTGGAGCACGCGCTGTTTTCCGCCGGTCTGCCGTATCGCGTGTATGGCGGCCTGCGCTTTTTCGAGCGCCAGGAAATCAAGCATGCGCTGGCCTATCTGCGCCTGCTCGCCAATCCCGACGACGATACGGCCTTCGCGCGTGTCGTCAACTTCCCGACGCGCGGCATCGGCGCGCGCTCCCTGGAGCAGCTTGCCGATGCGGCCAGGCTGCATCAGTGCAGCCTGCACCAGGCGATAGTCCATCTTGCCGGCAAGGCGCAGAGCGTGCTGCAGAATTTTTCCGGCTTGCTCGACCGGATGCGCGAGGGCGCTGCCGGCTTGCCGCTGCCCGAGGTGATTGACCATGTCGTCGAACTGTCCGGCCTGCGCGAGCACTATCGCAACGACCGGGAAGGCCAGGACCGCCTGGCCAACCTCGACGAACTGGTGACCGCCGCCGCCAGCTTCGTTGCCGAGGAGGATCGTCGTCCCATAGCGGCAGATGATGATGCCGCTGCCGCGGACGAAGGCGAGCTGATCGCCTTCCTGACGCATGCCGCCCTGGAGGCGGGCGATCACCAGGCAGAGGACGGCGACGATGCCGTGCAACTGATGACCGTGCATGCCGCCAAGGGGCTGGAGTTCAACATCGTCTTCATCAGCGGTCTGGAAGAAGGACTGTTCCCGCACGAGAATGCCCTGCTCGAAACCCGGGGCGTGGAGGAGGAGCGGCGCCTGATGTACGTTGCCGTGACGCGCGCCCGCCAGCGCCTCTATCTGTCGTTCGCGCAGACGCGCATGCTGCATGGCCAGACGCGCTACAACATCGTCTCGCGCTTTCTCGACGAGATTCCGCAGCCGCTGCTGAAGTGGCTGACGCCGCAACTGCGCAATGCCGGCAGCGCTTATGCTTTCGGCGCTGCACGAAACGGCAGTTACGGCAACGATACCCGCAAGGCAGAGATCGCTGCCTTGCAGCGCGATGAGCCAAGCGGTTTTGCCGTCGGCCAGAGCGTGATGCACGACAAGTTCGGCCGAGGCGTCATCATCAACGCCGAAGGTTCGGGCCAGGACGCGCGCGTGCAGGTGAATTTCACCCATGCCGGCAGTAAATGGCTGGCGCTTGCCGTGGCCAAGCTGACGCCAGCCTGA
- a CDS encoding class I SAM-dependent methyltransferase translates to MRQRAELGYHPAMFLRRSAHPLRQALLAQMAGIVLAATLAYALPGVLASLLQAVLLQAVLAALIGQLLGAPRWWIPLHLGFLPAVLLASRLEIASGWYLAGFVLLLLFYWRIDRSQVPLYLSNPATAAAVLRLLPNTPCRLVDLGCGHGGLLRHLAKARPDCEFVGVEHAPLPWLWARLAASGHGNLQIRYGDFWRVSLAPFDVVYAFLSPAPMPRLHALARSQMRPDSLLISNSFAVPEVAPESQLVVADRRETRLYCYRMPGGGEE, encoded by the coding sequence ATGCGCCAGCGCGCCGAGCTGGGCTATCATCCGGCGATGTTTTTGCGCCGCTCCGCTCACCCCTTGCGTCAGGCTCTGCTGGCCCAGATGGCCGGTATCGTGCTGGCGGCGACGCTGGCGTATGCGCTGCCGGGCGTACTCGCTTCACTGTTGCAAGCGGTGCTGCTGCAGGCGGTGCTGGCGGCGCTGATCGGACAGTTGCTCGGCGCGCCGCGCTGGTGGATTCCCCTGCATCTGGGGTTTTTGCCGGCCGTGCTGCTGGCCAGCCGGCTGGAAATCGCGTCGGGCTGGTATCTGGCGGGCTTCGTTCTGCTGCTGTTGTTCTATTGGCGCATCGACCGCAGCCAGGTGCCGCTGTATCTGTCCAATCCGGCGACCGCCGCCGCCGTGCTGCGCTTGTTGCCGAATACGCCGTGCCGGCTGGTCGATCTTGGCTGCGGTCATGGCGGCCTGTTGCGTCATTTGGCCAAGGCGCGTCCCGATTGCGAATTCGTCGGCGTGGAGCATGCGCCGTTGCCCTGGCTGTGGGCCAGGCTGGCGGCCAGTGGCCACGGCAATCTGCAGATCCGCTATGGTGACTTCTGGCGCGTTTCGCTGGCGCCCTTCGATGTCGTGTATGCCTTCCTGTCGCCGGCTCCGATGCCGCGTCTGCATGCGTTGGCCAGGTCGCAGATGCGGCCTGACAGTCTGTTGATCAGCAACAGCTTTGCGGTTCCCGAAGTGGCGCCGGAATCGCAGCTCGTCGTTGCCGACCGGCGCGAGACCCGGCTTTACTGTTATCGCATGCCGGGCGGCGGCGAGGAATAA
- a CDS encoding response regulator transcription factor, giving the protein MKLLIVEDHALVREGLLHTLKKLGRDVVCNGVQNAEEALALLEKEGSEHYGLCLLDLMLPGLNGMGCLGVLRKRFPALPVVIISALDDRNTIERAMRAGASGFISKSSPGAVLLNALRTVLAGDVYVPRVFHDEILMRGKRNSNASLAEQYNLTTAQMRVLEPLVQGKTNRQISELLGLTEGTIKVHVSAILKALNVDNRSQALLLVKEHKSNKL; this is encoded by the coding sequence ATGAAACTGCTGATCGTCGAAGACCACGCACTGGTGCGTGAAGGTTTGCTGCATACGCTGAAAAAACTGGGCCGCGACGTCGTCTGCAATGGCGTACAGAATGCCGAGGAGGCGCTGGCGCTGCTCGAAAAAGAGGGCAGCGAACACTACGGTCTGTGCCTGCTCGACCTGATGCTGCCCGGCCTCAACGGCATGGGCTGCCTGGGTGTATTACGCAAACGCTTTCCGGCCTTGCCCGTGGTCATCATTTCGGCACTCGATGATCGCAACACGATAGAGCGCGCCATGCGTGCCGGGGCTTCCGGCTTCATCAGCAAATCCAGTCCCGGCGCAGTCCTGCTGAATGCCCTGCGCACCGTATTGGCCGGTGACGTCTATGTTCCAAGGGTATTTCACGATGAAATCCTCATGCGGGGCAAACGCAACAGCAACGCTTCACTGGCCGAGCAATACAATCTGACCACGGCGCAGATGCGGGTGCTCGAACCGCTGGTGCAGGGCAAAACCAACCGGCAGATCAGCGAACTGCTGGGCCTGACCGAAGGCACGATCAAGGTGCACGTATCCGCCATCCTCAAGGCGCTCAATGTCGACAACCGCTCGCAGGCGCTGCTGCTCGTCAAGGAACACAAGTCGAACAAGCTTTGA